A genomic window from bacterium includes:
- a CDS encoding MFS transporter, whose amino-acid sequence MSDSGSHRPHRPWWTYAVPYVGRIPDLKPCQWHVLGLLSVAELFDNYDIGLIGLALKQIQEGVGISEENVGWMNAIIRLGVLPAMGITLMADRIGRRRLLLVTVLGLTLCTFLTGFAQTPLQFVSLQFLLRVFAYAETALAVVVLTEELDSEDRGWGIGMLGALGSLGHGVAAIAFGFIEVVPFGWRGLYALGIIPLLLLAWLRRELPETERFETLGRERTEGDWWQPAILLVRSYPRRIAALCAVMFPLEFVMGAGYMFGAKYLQETHGYAPGAISVLYLLGGAVGIMGSLFAGRMSDHFGRRQVVVAGVALAFVSFAGFYNIQEGWVVIPFWILQVFALIGLGATLKTLGTELFPTSHRSTASGVRAAAGTLGAVAGLGVESILYGITGSHAEAITWMLPALAIPPLVMWFAIPETARRSLEEIAPER is encoded by the coding sequence TTGAGCGATAGCGGAAGCCACAGGCCCCATCGCCCGTGGTGGACCTACGCGGTCCCCTACGTCGGCCGCATTCCGGACCTGAAGCCCTGTCAGTGGCATGTGCTTGGGCTCCTCTCGGTGGCCGAACTCTTCGACAACTATGACATCGGCCTGATCGGGCTTGCTCTCAAGCAGATCCAGGAAGGCGTCGGGATTTCGGAAGAGAACGTCGGTTGGATGAACGCCATCATACGCCTCGGTGTCTTGCCGGCGATGGGAATCACGCTGATGGCCGACCGGATCGGCCGTCGCAGATTGCTGTTGGTCACAGTCCTGGGCCTCACCCTCTGCACGTTCCTCACGGGTTTCGCGCAGACACCTCTGCAATTCGTCTCGCTGCAGTTCCTCCTGCGTGTGTTCGCCTATGCGGAGACCGCACTCGCTGTCGTCGTCCTGACAGAAGAACTCGACTCCGAGGATCGCGGCTGGGGCATCGGTATGCTGGGAGCACTCGGTTCGTTGGGGCATGGCGTTGCAGCGATCGCTTTCGGGTTCATCGAGGTCGTGCCTTTCGGCTGGCGAGGCTTGTATGCCCTGGGGATCATTCCCCTCCTGCTCCTTGCATGGCTACGTCGAGAGCTACCCGAGACCGAGCGTTTCGAGACCCTCGGGCGCGAGCGCACCGAGGGCGACTGGTGGCAGCCCGCGATACTGCTCGTGCGGAGCTACCCGAGGCGCATCGCAGCATTGTGCGCAGTGATGTTCCCGCTCGAGTTCGTGATGGGCGCTGGCTACATGTTCGGCGCGAAATATCTTCAGGAAACTCACGGCTACGCTCCGGGAGCGATCAGCGTACTCTACCTGCTCGGCGGGGCGGTCGGAATCATGGGTAGCTTGTTCGCCGGGCGGATGAGTGATCACTTTGGACGGCGTCAAGTGGTGGTCGCGGGGGTCGCTCTTGCGTTCGTATCGTTCGCAGGCTTCTACAACATCCAAGAAGGCTGGGTGGTCATCCCATTCTGGATCCTCCAGGTCTTCGCCTTGATCGGCCTCGGTGCGACCCTCAAGACCCTTGGGACCGAACTCTTCCCCACGTCACATCGCTCGACGGCTTCAGGCGTCCGGGCCGCCGCCGGTACCCTGGGAGCTGTAGCCGGGCTGGGCGTGGAATCCATTCTGTATGGCATCACCGGCTCTCACGCCGAAGCCATCACCTGGATGCTTCCAGCCCTGGCAATCCCGCCACTCGTGATGTGGTTCGC